The stretch of DNA AGTCCTGGTGCCACGTGTGCGGTCGTGTAGTTGGTTAATTTTGTAGCATGACTTCTTCAACTTGCATATACTTCCATAATGAGAGATAATGAGCCCCTCCACCAAACCAGCCCAGATCAGCCCTGAACGCTGACTCATTTCACTCATCAAGTGTGAAAATACTCTTACACCTCAGCCATTAAAACTTTGATAACGGCACAAACTGTGGCTTTAGCACAGTAAGAACCCTGTAATGACCCTCTAATGTTCTCCCTGCAGACACCATGGACAGGATCACGATAGAGATGGGGATGCTGGACATCTCTTCCAAAAGCTGTGTGAAGTTTGTTCCACGCACACACCAGGCTAACTTCCTGGACATTCAGCCCAAATTTGGGTGAGTCAAACATCTGACTAATCAAAGCTTAACTAATTCAGGGGCACAGATTAATattaacactgaattataacatattattgttaataaagaGTAACATAAAtggaatattatattattaaatacttagattataaattgatttatttataatagtagtaataatgtaaaaatcatgtgtgtgtgtgtgtgtgtgttccagttgCTGGTCTTATCTGGGCATGGTGGGTGGGACTCAGGCCCTCTCTCTGCAGACCCCCGGCTGTATGTGGTCCGGTGTGGCGTCTCATGAGCTCATGCACGCTTTGGGCTTCGTCCATGAGCAGTCTCGCTCCGACCGTGACCGCTACGTCACCATCCTGTGGGACAACATAATCGAGGGTCAGTCACCCATGCTATTACCATTCATaaccactctattacacactctacAACCACTCTATTGCCTCCCTATTACATGGTATAGACCACTTTAAAAGTCCTATACACACTCTATAACATTATTCAGTCTATTACCTACTCTAATACATATGCTATTATCACACTTTATGACCACCCTATTACATGCTCTATAACCACTCCATTACAATTCTGTTACACACTCTACTACCCCTATACTACCACTCTGTTACCCTctctattatcattatattaaacAGTCTATTACACATTCTATATCATACTTTATTAACAGTTTACTAACGGTAATAACACTATTATGCACTATATGTCTACTCATACTAAATtaccactctattacacactctgtAACATACtctattaacattttattatccactctattagacacatACTAGATATTCTAGATTTTCAttgtaaatactgaatcatttataatggaTACTTTTGCAGATATAAGGTGCCAGAGTTTTGGATCATGTTCTGTACTTTTATATAACAAGactttttggatgatggatgttAATCAGTGGTGTGTAGGGgtgtatgtgttttttgtttctgtgtgtgtatttgagtggaTATTAATCAGTGGTGTGTTTAATCTGTTCCCTGTAGGCCAGAAGCACAACTTTAGGATGTATGATACCAATAACCTGAACACTGCATATGATTATTCCTCTGTAATGCACTACGGCAGGTGAGTCACTGATGAGTCatcaattaacattattattagttgttgtttttgatgttgatgatgattacTGTGTTTGCTAGGGGTCTAGCTGGGGTCTGTACTCTCATTTGTCACAGCGTGGAAATCTACCTCCCCCATGTTTGGAGGTTGTACTATATACAGTACTAGGGTTTTCTgtagttattaagttattaagtgTTATGTTATATTTCTCTACAGGTTTGCATTCTCAGAGGAGGGACTACCCACAATCATTCCTAAACCCGACCCCAATATTCCCATTGGTCAGCGAGAAGGACCAAGCCCACTGGACATCCACAAAATAAACCTCCTCTATAACTGCGGTGAGTAGCCATGCACCAAAATCTACCTTATTGGATGGTAAAAAGCATTGCTCGAAACCattttttaataccattgatttcagaagaaacaattaatgagcaggtgtcccaatacttgtatacatgtatactgtacatacatctATACAAATATATGGTTATAATGTAATACGTGATTGTTGTATAGTGTATCTGTGGAGCAGCTGGAGAGTAATGCTTTACATTAATATGTCTTTCATTTGTCCTCCAGGAGGCCTCGTGTGAGCGGACGGGTTCGCTGGTATTAAGGACGAGACTCTGGAATGTTGGATGAGCGCTTGTAAACTAAACTAGACTAACTGCAGCTCAATTTAGTGcaattatattcttattttatttatttctaaagtaaTTTACGGATCTATGAAGAACTCGACTTGTGTAGAAATGAGAATTTCTGTCTATTAAATCTGATAGTGTTTGATTATTAATGATGCCTGTGTCATTAATTACATTGCCTTCAGTATCGCAACTCCTCACATCtttcacacacacagataaagatgTGCTTTAAGCACAGCATACACCCATctttagtttagctccacccattcagcatacagcagttcagctccacccatttaaCAGACAGCAATATAGTCCTGGTCTTGAGGACATTTGATTGCAATCAAATCATTACAGCAATGCAACCAAACTAAATATCAAGTATAAAGTATAATTTATTccaaaaaaagcataaaatgtggataaatgtgttttaatacccttaaaaacacaatacatgaGCAGGTGCATCACAGTCTTCCTTTCAGGCCATTTCCAATCCTGTTGTACATGCACACCTAATTTTGGGTAACTGAGgaccaggaaggatacatcagctgcgtcacCCAATTTGGCACAGAACGTCAGCTGCATTCCTTGGTTGTATGCGATGGGTCCATTAGtttgtaatgagaaaaatgcagcCCTGCTAGTATGCGGTCTACACTTTGGGATGCAGCTGATATTTTAGTGTGTGCTCTTGCGCTGAAAGGTCATCCGGGAGCAGAAGCGAGAGCGCCCCCTGCGGCGGCGTTTCCGTCGAATTCTGGCTGTAACTTTCTGTTTCTCGCTGTCCAACGTCAGCAAACTGCGCAGGAAGTTAAAGGACAGGTAGAGCGACAGGTAGGTGAGGAACAGGTAACACGACCACAGCACCAGCATCACTCACACACCAACAAACTACTACAGTAAACTACAGtaaatattcatacatttcaTTCATATAAATAAAACCCACCATGCACTTTTTTCACCTAAAAAATAATgacagataaaaaataataaataatataaattaggTAATAACTAAATGAGCACAACAAGCTGTGcactttacagttaaatatataatattttcacttaataaataataaacaaatgaaaaaaaagtatggCAAAGCTGTGACTgttaatataaatgaatgaatgaataataaacaaaattatgacaacaaataaataaacaaaaataattacaaaaattacaaacaaaaaaattacacaaattgaGACAATaagcaaaaaaattaatttatCGGCACCTTTCACATaaatcacaaacacacagtttaccAAAATACACCAACTTTGTAATAGggtacaaagaaaaaacaaaccagATGTGCCTTCTCACTCTATCTCACACTATGCAAAAAATCAattatgaataaatacaaaattaataaacCAAGACAACTACACACCTGTGCACGCATTAAAAAGGAcaatagcaataaaataaataataaaagtaaataaataaatgaaaattaatcaatcaatcaatctacctGCATTAAAACAAATGAATGGAAAATAGATAATAAAAGTCCCCCGGTTGTGTCCTGTACACCCAGAGGCCGAGCCCTGATGCTCAGGTGAGGCTGCTGGGAAACATCCAGTTCTCAGGGTTATTCCGTCTCCATCAGAGGACCAGAACCCAAAGTCCCACAACACTGCCTCCAAACACCTCTTCACAGTCCGGTCAGAACCAGTCACACACtgcacagactcacacacactctaaacacaGCCTACACACTCCAACACCCTCAACAGGATCCTCACACTACCTCTCTATTCATTCACGTCCCAATCTGAACACCCTGTCATAAGCAGCTTATACTGGATTAGTCCCAACCACGGCACGCTTACCCtgcagaatacacacacacacacacacatacacacacttcttTTGTACTTCTAGAAGGGGATAGCTGCTCAGACGCGGGGAGTTtgacgttaagtgaagttaaAGAGTTAACTTTAGCACTCAGCGCTATATCTTTATATCTTGT from Astyanax mexicanus isolate ESR-SI-001 chromosome 11, AstMex3_surface, whole genome shotgun sequence encodes:
- the hce2l1 gene encoding hatching enzyme 1.2, producing MLGVGIVLGMVLQAWTLPLQNSSAVQEVRVRSRRGVSEEFPSPDEMNPMDRILEANRYLTGLTGYTFREGDIASAGPFSTITCPGQTCLWPKSVDGFVYVPYALSMQYDTMDRITIEMGMLDISSKSCVKFVPRTHQANFLDIQPKFGCWSYLGMVGGTQALSLQTPGCMWSGVASHELMHALGFVHEQSRSDRDRYVTILWDNIIEGQKHNFRMYDTNNLNTAYDYSSVMHYGRFAFSEEGLPTIIPKPDPNIPIGQREGPSPLDIHKINLLYNCGGLV